In the Colletotrichum lupini chromosome 1, complete sequence genome, one interval contains:
- a CDS encoding amidase: MSLLHLDTSVNFAQGSSPALAPHAGMNYIGRPSIPIARIEEKRRPSLASKKTVTARASETQEEYGLPIIADNQEREGLAAILPLPCLSGYCGVVRGLERPRRKSVAWSCPVFPYEGGPGASAPQRINLTFCFRHKLDTNLYKLVPGLLIRLRCQIMAPSTASTHRDIGPEVDLIPRSEPENGPDSEATAYTVHSRSIMSSETRKKFINYPLPIPGSVTDAIRPPIPYKNVRKSNPPLRGWLLVIAAWAMECLWFIRSFIWSNAGFGSLRKIRKHIEDAEPRYDPTVLPLPTDEAKDPAVLHRESAVKAKPHPLKYYSVNDYHEMYLSGVVTPLAVARAILPLIRRDTNPPGEHSIAWFDTKVSQVLAAAEASTKRYKEGRSLGPLDGVPTAVKDEYEIDGYRTCLGSRNDYTTPAAPGQSITSWCVKKLEDAGAVVLGKLSMHEFGLDTTGNNPIYGTPRNPYNRGYYTGGSSSGAGYAVATGLVPVALGSDGGGSIRIPSSMCGVYGLKPTHGRISFHPCPNHSNSCAVNGPIAADIESLATYFETIGAPHPDSQFIQASPFILSPSEKRGKVLGIPEAWFAQADPAIQRMCRTMIAKLVTHHGYVTVPIDIPFLVEGQFAHAMTVLTDGATLLPETKNLTPANRILLAIGRVTSAMDYLLAQKLRGLLMQHLAHLWRMYPGMIIVTPTTSCAGWPIMHEGELTHGVSDGDRTIRSMEYVWMGNFCGLPGVTMPAGYVVPHDQLGAGGEAGGEAGGDTVGKVPIGLMGMGEWTDEHSLLEFGLDAEELFAKERCRPPNWIDVIQRAKDDMAKNGEDSLIDL, from the exons ATGTCGCTGCTCCATCTCGACACTTCAGTCAACTTTGCCCAAGGTAGCTCACCTGCATTAGCACCGCAT GCAGGGATGAACTACATCGGTCGACCGAGCATCCCGATAGCTAGGATTGAAGAGAAAAGGCGTCCCAGCCTCGCGTCGAAGAAAACCGTGACAGCGCGAGCTTCAGAGACCCAAGAAGAATACGGTCTGCCCATCATTGCTGACAATCAAGAGCGGGAGGGGCTTGCTGCCATTTTGCC ACTTCCTTGCCTCTCCGGCTACTGCGGCGTGGTTCGTGGGCTCGAAAGGCCTAGGCGCAAATCTGTTGCATGGTCGTGCCCGGTGTTCCCATACGAGGGAGGTCCCGGCGCCTCTGCACCCCAGCGCATCAACCTTACTTTTTGTTTCCGACACAAACTCGACACAAATCTATATAAGCTTGTTCCCGGACTCCTCATCCGCCTGCGCTGCCAAATAATGGCACCCTCAACGGCTTCTACCCATCGTGACATTGGGCCTGAAGTCGACTTGATACCGAGATCTGAACCCGAAAACGGACCTGATTCCGAAGCAACGGCCTACACCGTCCACAGCCGCTCCATTATGAGTTCCGAAACACGCAAGAAGTTTATCAACTATCCTCTCCCGATCCCGGG ATCGGTAACTGACGCAATTAGACCGCCCATTCCATACAAGAATGTCAGGAAGAGCAATCCGCCTCTCAGAGGTTGGCTCTTGGTCATAGCGGCTTGGGC GATGGAATGTCTATGGTTTATCAGATCGTTCATCTGGAGCAATGCGGGCTTTGGAAGTCTGAGAAAGATACGCAAGCATATTGAAGATGCTGAACCTCGATACGACCCAACCGTCCTGCCACTACCAACGGACGAAGCCAAAGACCCGGCGGTTCTCCACCGTGAAAGCGCAGTCAAGGCGAAACCACACCCCTTGAAATACTACTCCGTAAACGACTATCATGAGATGTACCTTTCAGGTGTAGTCACGCCGCTTGCTGTGGCCCGCGCTATTCTCCCCTTGATTCGGCGCGATACGAACCCACCCGGCGAGCACTCCATCGCGTGGTTTGATACCAAAGTCTCACAGGTGTTGGCCGCTGCCGAGGCATCTACCAAGCGATATAAGGAGGGGCGGTCTCTGGGTCCTTTAGACGGTGTGCCGACGGCAGTCAAAGACGAATATGAAATCGACGGATACCGAACTTGCCTTGGGTCTAGGAACGATTATACGACCCCAGCGGCGCCGGGCCAGTCAATTACCAGCTGGTGTGTTAAGAAGCTGGAAGATGCCGGCGCTGTCGTGCTCGGAAAGCTGTCGATGCACGAATTTGGACTTG ATACGACTGGAAACAATCCCATCTACGGAACACCGCGAAACCCCTACAACCGTGGCTATTACACCGGTGGGAGCTCATCGGGAGCTGGTTATGCAGTTGCGACTGGTCTAGTTCCTGTGGCCCTCGGtagcgacggcggcggcagcattCGCATTCCCTCTTCCATGTGCGGCGTCTACGGTCTGAAGCCAACCCACGGCCGCATCTCTTTTCACCCATGCCCAAATCACAGCAACAGCTGCGCTGTCAATGGCCCCATAGCCGCTGATATCGAGTCTCTGGCGACCTACTTTGAGACCATCGGCGCGCCGCACCCCGACTCTCAGTTCATCCAGGCATCTCCCTTTATCCTGTCACCCAGCGAGAAGCGCGGAAAGGTCCTTGGTATCCCCGAGGCGTGGTTTGCACAGGCAGACCCGGCTATCCAGCGCATGTGCCGTACCATGATCGCGAAGCTCGTCACTCACCACGGCTACGTCACCGTCCCCATCGACATTCCCTTCCTCGTCGAGGGCCAATTCGCCCACGCCATGACAGTCCTCACCGACGGCGCGACACTCCTGCCGGAAACCAAGAACCTGACGCCCGCGAACCGCATCCTCCTCGCCATCGGGCGCGTCACCTCCGCCATGGACTACCTCCTCGCACAGAAACTCCGCGGCCTCCTCATGCAGCACCTGGCCCACCTCTGGCGCATGTACCCGGGCATGATCATCGTCACGCCCACGACCTCGTGTGCGGGATGGCCCATCATGCACGAGGGCGAGCTCACCCACGGCGTGAGCGACGGCGATCGCACCATCAGGTCGATGGAGTACGTCTGGATGGGTAACTTTTGCGGGCTCCCCGGCGTCACGATGCCAGCGGGCTACGTGGTGCCGCACGACCAGCTCGGCGCCGGTGGCGAGGCCGGGGGCGAGGCCGGGGGCGACACCGTCGGCAAGGTGCCCATCGGGCTCATGGGCATGGGCGAGTGGACGGACGAGCATAGCCTGCTCGAATTCGGGCTCGACGCCGAGGAGCTGTTTGCGAAGGAGAGGTGCAGGCCGCCCAACTGGATCGACGTCATTCAGCGGGCCAAGGACGACATGGCTAAGAATGGGGAGGACAGCTTGATAGACCTTTAG